In one Natronosalvus amylolyticus genomic region, the following are encoded:
- a CDS encoding glucose-6-phosphate isomerase, with protein MDVDIGNALSSVASPGLSRDALEALDEQVAVAHERIEMGRANDEHGYAALNLPDTTDPEAIRAAVDPVADADTLITIGIGGSALGAATITDALADAGDGTETLYLDNVDPAWVNRQLEDLDLERTAINVVSRSGTTAETLANFLVVRDAFETAGVDWTDRTVVTTGDSGPLSDLATRHDLPAVAVPDGVPGRFSALSAVGMVAAAVCGHDLEALLAGARAEADTLTGSLFSCPAYAYGATTYALDARGVSMNAMMPYAESLETYAEWFAQLWAESLGKDDLGQTPVRALGVTDQHSQLQLYRAGPRNKLVTFVTPRERPNRPIPDTDVETLSYLGDATLGGLLEAEFEATEASLAAAGRPNVRVELERVDAYEIGGLLYGMEAACVLAGELYGVNAFNQPAVEWAKKATRGLLGGGDFEEAEAVADKETLRVER; from the coding sequence ATGGACGTAGACATCGGCAACGCGCTGTCGTCGGTCGCCTCGCCGGGACTCTCGAGAGACGCACTCGAGGCACTCGACGAACAGGTCGCCGTCGCACACGAGCGAATCGAGATGGGGCGGGCGAACGACGAACACGGCTATGCCGCGTTGAACCTCCCCGACACGACCGACCCCGAGGCGATCAGGGCAGCCGTGGATCCCGTCGCCGACGCCGACACGCTCATTACCATCGGTATCGGCGGCAGCGCGCTCGGAGCCGCGACCATTACCGACGCCCTCGCGGACGCCGGCGACGGCACCGAAACGTTGTATCTCGACAACGTCGACCCGGCCTGGGTGAACCGACAACTCGAGGACCTCGACCTCGAGCGAACGGCGATCAACGTCGTCTCCCGCTCCGGAACGACCGCCGAGACGCTGGCGAACTTCCTCGTCGTCCGTGACGCCTTCGAAACCGCCGGCGTCGACTGGACCGACCGAACCGTCGTGACGACCGGCGACAGCGGACCGCTCAGTGACCTGGCGACGCGCCACGACCTCCCGGCCGTCGCCGTCCCCGACGGCGTCCCCGGTCGGTTTTCGGCACTCTCGGCTGTCGGCATGGTTGCCGCCGCCGTCTGTGGCCACGACCTCGAGGCGCTGCTGGCCGGCGCTCGAGCCGAAGCCGACACCCTGACCGGCTCGCTGTTTTCGTGTCCCGCCTACGCCTACGGTGCGACGACGTACGCCCTCGACGCCCGCGGCGTCTCGATGAACGCGATGATGCCGTACGCCGAGTCGCTCGAGACGTACGCCGAGTGGTTCGCTCAGTTGTGGGCCGAGAGTCTGGGCAAAGACGACCTCGGGCAGACACCGGTGCGCGCCCTCGGCGTCACGGACCAGCACTCGCAGTTACAGCTCTACCGTGCCGGCCCCCGGAACAAACTCGTCACGTTCGTCACGCCTCGAGAGCGTCCGAACCGCCCGATTCCCGACACCGACGTCGAGACGCTGTCGTACCTCGGTGACGCCACGCTCGGCGGCCTGCTCGAGGCCGAGTTCGAAGCGACCGAAGCGAGCCTCGCCGCGGCCGGTCGGCCCAACGTCCGCGTCGAACTCGAGCGCGTCGACGCCTACGAAATCGGTGGGCTCCTGTACGGTATGGAAGCCGCCTGCGTCCTCGCTGGCGAACTGTATGGCGTCAATGCGTTCAACCAGCCGGCCGTCGAGTGGGCGAAAAAGGCTACCCGCGGACTACTGGGAGGCGGCGACTTCGAGGAAGCAGAAGCCGTTGCCGACAAGGAGACGCTTCGCGTCGAGCGGTGA
- a CDS encoding CPBP family intramembrane glutamic endopeptidase yields the protein MNETARDERTRSERETVAGIGLVLAAIAMAGMAVPLRQGVDEPAVQVGLGCSLLAVAVFAGRRYDHLERRYSLLGAVASFAVVALAGFALNQGISATVSLVGITLPTVFVAFMASGVAIGIAVAEYGERTLTGLGQQLTLTTQLSVVAVVAWLMAAFVGVLFIQFGRGIWGDLTENQLRIANQIGFAVATGGIAVGYVYATGRDWSFFDLRRPTLREIGWIAGGIVLIFLANIAISFLFTSSGVEGAEHTATQDVAQNPQLLYVVIPASILIVGPFEELFYRNVVQKSMYDVFSPVGALLVSSVIFAGVHYVAYAISGAAFGAVLASLAVVFGLSLVLGTVYLRTGNLFVPAIIHGLYNAIVFASVVL from the coding sequence ATGAACGAGACCGCACGGGACGAACGTACCCGTTCGGAGCGTGAAACAGTGGCCGGCATCGGACTGGTGCTGGCCGCAATCGCGATGGCCGGGATGGCCGTCCCGCTGCGACAGGGTGTCGACGAGCCGGCGGTGCAAGTCGGCCTCGGTTGCTCGCTCCTGGCCGTGGCTGTTTTCGCGGGCCGTCGGTACGACCACCTCGAGCGACGCTACAGCCTGCTTGGGGCCGTCGCCAGTTTCGCCGTCGTGGCCCTCGCCGGCTTCGCCCTCAATCAGGGAATCAGCGCCACCGTGAGCCTGGTGGGTATCACCCTCCCCACCGTCTTCGTCGCCTTCATGGCGAGTGGCGTAGCAATCGGTATCGCTGTCGCGGAGTATGGCGAGAGAACGCTGACCGGCCTCGGACAACAACTGACGCTCACGACGCAGCTGTCGGTCGTCGCAGTGGTCGCCTGGCTCATGGCGGCGTTCGTTGGCGTGCTGTTCATCCAGTTCGGCCGCGGAATCTGGGGTGACCTGACGGAGAATCAGCTCCGGATCGCCAATCAGATCGGATTCGCCGTCGCCACCGGGGGTATCGCCGTCGGCTACGTGTACGCTACCGGTCGCGACTGGTCGTTTTTCGACCTCCGACGCCCGACGCTTAGAGAAATCGGTTGGATCGCCGGCGGTATCGTCCTCATCTTTCTGGCGAACATCGCCATCTCGTTCCTGTTTACCTCGAGTGGCGTCGAAGGAGCAGAACACACAGCAACACAGGACGTCGCCCAGAATCCCCAGCTGTTGTACGTCGTAATCCCAGCATCGATACTCATCGTCGGCCCCTTCGAAGAGCTGTTCTACCGAAACGTCGTCCAGAAGTCGATGTACGACGTGTTCTCACCGGTGGGTGCACTCCTCGTCTCGAGTGTGATTTTCGCCGGCGTTCACTACGTCGCCTATGCGATTAGTGGAGCGGCGTTCGGGGCGGTGTTGGCGAGTCTGGCCGTGGTCTTCGGGCTCTCACTGGTCCTGGGAACGGTGTATTTGCGCACCGGGAATCTCTTCGTGCCGGCGATTATCCACGGCCTCTACAATGCCATCGTGTTCGCTTCGGTCGTGCTGTGA
- a CDS encoding GNAT family N-acetyltransferase — protein MVTVRPAQPGDGEALVAVHVAAIRELGSSAYDDEQIEAWAARKDPTGYPVDEETAHFVVATLNDDVVGFGHLALEAAEIRAVYVHPDHSRDGVGTRLLDHLEATALDAGLEDLSLLASKNAVGFYERRGWTPTEWVDHESTGGVILECLWMEKSLPG, from the coding sequence ATGGTCACCGTTCGCCCTGCGCAGCCAGGCGATGGCGAGGCGCTGGTCGCCGTCCACGTCGCAGCCATCCGCGAACTGGGTTCGAGCGCCTACGACGACGAACAGATCGAGGCCTGGGCCGCCAGGAAGGATCCGACCGGCTACCCCGTCGACGAGGAAACGGCTCACTTCGTCGTGGCAACACTGAATGACGACGTCGTCGGGTTCGGTCACCTCGCCCTCGAGGCCGCCGAGATCAGGGCCGTCTACGTCCATCCCGATCACTCGCGTGATGGCGTCGGCACGAGGTTGCTCGACCACCTCGAGGCGACCGCGCTGGATGCGGGTCTCGAGGACCTGTCCCTGTTGGCATCGAAAAACGCCGTCGGGTTCTACGAACGCCGCGGCTGGACGCCCACCGAGTGGGTCGACCACGAGTCGACCGGCGGCGTGATCCTCGAGTGCCTGTGGATGGAGAAGTCACTGCCCGGGTGA
- a CDS encoding DUF3311 domain-containing protein: MDWLERIGWILGATALCILGIPWFLWGNDTIVAGLPLWIWWHIGWLVLASGLFWLFAQRAWGVGIEPETAKRNGTNVPPGGER, encoded by the coding sequence ATGGACTGGCTGGAACGGATTGGGTGGATACTCGGCGCGACGGCGCTCTGTATCCTCGGTATTCCGTGGTTTCTCTGGGGAAACGACACCATCGTCGCAGGACTGCCGCTGTGGATCTGGTGGCATATCGGCTGGTTAGTGCTGGCATCAGGGCTGTTCTGGCTGTTCGCCCAACGAGCCTGGGGCGTCGGTATCGAACCAGAGACGGCCAAACGGAACGGAACCAACGTGCCTCCCGGAGGTGAGCGATGA
- a CDS encoding DUF7576 family protein, whose amino-acid sequence MGELRADGEGESSRSCPVCGTTITDSHQRRVVSSIEDGQATHTHFCSTDCLDERLES is encoded by the coding sequence ATGGGTGAGTTGCGAGCCGACGGCGAGGGTGAATCGTCACGGTCGTGTCCGGTCTGTGGGACGACTATCACTGATTCTCACCAGCGACGGGTCGTGAGTTCGATCGAGGACGGACAGGCCACACATACACACTTCTGTTCGACCGACTGCCTCGATGAACGTCTCGAGTCGTAA
- a CDS encoding 5,10-methylenetetrahydromethanopterin reductase has protein sequence MEVRGRVNTDSSRPTWGIELTPEHPPDQIAALAALAEDEGFDVAFASSHYFNRDPFVTLSRMAEATDSIRLGPGVVNPFQDHPVPLAARTATIDEVSDGRAVYGIGAGDRSALANLGIDHERPLRRVLEAFSVARELWAGETVSHEGTFVARDASLNLEATDIPVYVGAQGPHMLRMSAKHANGVLINASHPRDLEWSAGQIEQGLADRPDEYGAFESLAFASVSVAEDADAARAAARPPVAFIAGGAAPPVIERHGIDAEAVETVSDHLEAGDLTAAFEAVTPAMIDAFSIAGTTDSVAEQFSAALSHVDGIVVGSPLGPDLEWAIQATADALEMAYERDETN, from the coding sequence ATGGAGGTTCGAGGACGCGTGAACACTGACTCGAGTCGACCGACCTGGGGGATCGAACTGACGCCGGAGCACCCGCCCGACCAAATCGCCGCGCTCGCAGCACTGGCCGAAGACGAGGGCTTCGACGTCGCCTTTGCGAGCAGTCACTATTTCAATCGGGACCCGTTCGTCACCCTCTCACGCATGGCCGAGGCGACCGACAGCATTCGCCTCGGTCCGGGCGTCGTGAATCCGTTTCAGGACCATCCGGTTCCGCTGGCGGCCCGCACGGCGACCATCGACGAGGTGAGCGACGGTCGTGCCGTCTACGGTATCGGGGCTGGCGACCGCTCCGCCCTCGCGAATCTCGGCATCGACCACGAACGCCCGCTTCGGCGCGTGCTGGAGGCCTTTTCGGTCGCTCGAGAGCTCTGGGCTGGGGAGACCGTCAGCCACGAGGGTACGTTCGTCGCTCGTGACGCCTCGCTCAACCTCGAGGCGACCGATATTCCGGTGTACGTCGGTGCACAGGGTCCACACATGCTTCGAATGAGTGCCAAACACGCTAACGGTGTCCTGATAAACGCGTCCCACCCGCGTGATCTGGAGTGGTCGGCCGGGCAGATCGAGCAGGGACTCGCGGATCGCCCCGACGAGTACGGCGCGTTCGAGTCACTGGCCTTCGCGAGCGTGAGCGTCGCCGAGGACGCGGACGCGGCTCGAGCGGCTGCCCGGCCGCCGGTTGCGTTCATCGCCGGTGGGGCGGCCCCGCCGGTGATCGAGCGGCACGGGATCGATGCCGAGGCGGTAGAAACCGTGAGCGACCACCTCGAGGCGGGCGACCTCACCGCCGCCTTCGAGGCCGTCACGCCGGCGATGATCGACGCCTTCTCCATCGCGGGCACGACGGACTCGGTCGCCGAACAGTTTAGCGCGGCCCTTTCACACGTCGATGGGATCGTCGTCGGCTCGCCACTGGGCCCGGACCTCGAGTGGGCTATTCAGGCGACAGCCGACGCGCTCGAGATGGCCTACGAACGGGACGAGACGAACTGA
- a CDS encoding coenzyme F420-0:L-glutamate ligase → MECFAVPDLPEIRPGDDLADLIADRVALEAGDVLTVASTVVSKAEDRAADLSDFPASPRAREIAARLEELTGEEKDPRFAQAVLEESTELLMDAPFLLTESRFGHVSVNAGIDRSNVPDHDLLLLPKQPKASAERIRNGLTERGFEDVAVIVTDTCGRPFRHGQRGVALGWAGMPASRDWRGEHDRDGRELGVTVQSVVDELASAANLVTGEGDDGNPAVVVRDWAFGDHDGSDELFREVEGDFVRQALRQWRFEDA, encoded by the coding sequence ATGGAATGCTTCGCTGTCCCGGATTTACCCGAAATCCGACCCGGCGACGACCTCGCCGATCTCATCGCCGATCGGGTGGCCCTCGAGGCCGGCGACGTCCTCACGGTCGCCAGTACGGTCGTCTCGAAAGCCGAAGACCGGGCCGCCGACCTGTCTGATTTCCCCGCGAGCCCTCGAGCCAGGGAAATCGCGGCCCGACTCGAGGAGTTGACGGGGGAGGAAAAGGACCCGCGGTTTGCCCAGGCGGTACTCGAGGAGAGCACGGAACTGCTGATGGATGCCCCGTTTTTGCTGACGGAGTCGCGATTTGGTCACGTGTCGGTGAACGCGGGCATCGACCGGTCGAACGTTCCCGACCACGACCTGTTGTTGCTCCCGAAGCAACCGAAGGCGAGCGCCGAGCGGATTCGTAATGGATTGACCGAACGCGGGTTCGAAGATGTCGCCGTCATCGTCACCGACACCTGCGGTCGTCCGTTCCGTCACGGCCAGCGCGGTGTCGCACTGGGCTGGGCGGGGATGCCCGCGAGCCGCGACTGGCGCGGCGAACACGACCGTGACGGCCGCGAACTCGGGGTGACCGTGCAATCGGTCGTCGACGAACTCGCCTCGGCCGCGAATCTGGTAACCGGCGAAGGCGACGACGGGAACCCCGCAGTCGTCGTTCGCGACTGGGCGTTCGGCGACCACGACGGGAGCGACGAACTGTTTCGGGAGGTCGAGGGCGATTTCGTTCGTCAGGCGCTGCGTCAATGGAGGTTCGAGGACGCGTGA
- a CDS encoding DUF7573 domain-containing protein — MTEDDARLTDFVGGDGTASDASDSSALESKDTDPVTRDRDERADEEPTESGLSTYGWGRYTCPGCGETVEHVWRDGDALVCHDCKTW; from the coding sequence GTGACCGAGGACGACGCGAGATTGACCGACTTCGTCGGCGGCGACGGGACTGCATCTGATGCCAGCGACTCGAGTGCGCTGGAGTCGAAGGATACCGATCCAGTCACGCGAGATCGCGACGAACGCGCGGACGAGGAACCCACCGAATCAGGCCTTTCGACCTATGGGTGGGGTCGATACACCTGTCCTGGCTGTGGGGAAACCGTCGAACACGTCTGGCGGGATGGCGACGCTCTCGTCTGTCACGATTGCAAGACGTGGTGA
- a CDS encoding DUF5812 family protein gives MTEKTGTFVVTHAEADSVVVQDVDSAQVHTLTGNDGLEVNDVLEATLAPEPPLEVSWTLIDVADRRSVELVDSDLEPTQHSKSLAADAEMGELCQHERAGRGEIHVFRVPGDRVDDAARDVLEDDETIARAARLEAVRVEVRRDADAGVLSVRYLPS, from the coding sequence ATGACCGAAAAGACTGGGACGTTCGTCGTCACGCACGCCGAGGCCGACTCCGTCGTCGTGCAAGACGTCGACTCCGCACAGGTACACACGCTCACCGGAAACGACGGCCTCGAGGTCAATGACGTCCTCGAGGCGACGCTGGCTCCGGAACCGCCACTCGAGGTGTCCTGGACGCTCATCGACGTCGCGGACCGGCGCAGCGTCGAGCTGGTCGACAGCGACCTCGAGCCGACCCAGCACTCGAAATCGCTCGCCGCCGATGCCGAGATGGGTGAGTTGTGCCAGCACGAGCGCGCCGGACGCGGCGAAATTCACGTGTTTCGCGTACCCGGCGACCGCGTCGATGACGCCGCTCGAGACGTGCTCGAGGACGACGAAACGATTGCGCGAGCGGCACGACTCGAGGCCGTGCGCGTCGAGGTCAGACGGGACGCCGACGCGGGCGTGTTGAGCGTTCGGTATCTCCCGTCGTGA
- the engB gene encoding GTP-binding protein EngB encodes MDSFDTRPDRDAEVVLVGRSNVGKSTLMREITGHRFDTGGKPGVTRSPNHYDWTAQDFVITDLPGFGFMSGVEGDRREQIKTAIVQYLEEHADKILVGVLVLDGKSAVDIIDRHSGPDEIPYDVEMYHFLRDLDIPTVVAVNKMDKVDDRDERLDDICDRLGLLPPWKQWQDTIAPIKAKNGQIDALNEAVRSHLHEQQRDDLFQFF; translated from the coding sequence ATGGATTCCTTCGATACGCGACCGGACCGTGACGCCGAGGTCGTCCTCGTCGGGCGCTCGAACGTCGGCAAGTCGACGTTGATGCGCGAAATTACGGGCCACCGATTCGACACCGGCGGAAAACCCGGCGTCACTCGCTCGCCCAATCACTACGACTGGACGGCCCAGGATTTCGTCATCACGGACCTGCCGGGATTCGGTTTCATGAGCGGCGTCGAGGGTGACCGCCGCGAGCAGATCAAGACGGCTATCGTCCAGTATCTCGAGGAACACGCTGACAAGATCCTGGTGGGCGTGCTCGTTCTCGATGGCAAGAGCGCCGTCGACATCATCGACCGCCATTCGGGCCCGGACGAGATTCCCTACGACGTCGAGATGTATCACTTCCTGCGCGACCTGGACATCCCAACGGTCGTCGCGGTGAACAAGATGGACAAAGTCGACGACAGGGACGAGCGACTGGACGACATCTGTGACCGACTCGGATTGCTGCCGCCGTGGAAGCAGTGGCAGGATACGATTGCGCCGATCAAAGCGAAAAACGGGCAGATAGACGCGCTGAACGAAGCGGTCAGAAGCCACCTGCACGAACAGCAACGCGACGACCTGTTTCAGTTCTTCTGA
- a CDS encoding formyltetrahydrofolate deformylase, with the protein MTTDITEITVVGDDDTGLIARVTTLLFERGCNIEDLDQAVRDGVFRMYLAVDTAGMVCTEGKLRSDLDDLGDDLGLDVQARFPADRDNQQIAVLVTKESHCLEALFEAWANDTLGADISVVIGNHDDLEPLAAHYDVPFHDIGNDNGAQNEDQLLELLAEYDADLIVLARYMRILSPNVVFRYEDRIINVHPSLLPAFPGAEAYRQAIEEGVRVAGVTAHYVTTDLDQGPVITQRAFDVPDDADLEMMKERGQPLEADALLEAVRLHLNGDVSVHRGRTTVRENGDAYQLGLPGEIDDVNPDRPVDGITKALTDD; encoded by the coding sequence GTGACGACTGATATCACCGAAATCACCGTCGTGGGGGACGACGATACCGGGCTGATCGCTCGCGTCACGACCCTGCTGTTCGAACGCGGCTGTAACATCGAAGACCTCGATCAGGCCGTCCGCGACGGCGTCTTTCGGATGTACCTCGCCGTCGACACCGCGGGGATGGTCTGTACGGAGGGAAAACTCCGCAGCGACCTCGATGACCTCGGGGATGACCTCGGACTGGACGTCCAGGCTCGCTTCCCGGCCGACCGGGACAACCAGCAAATTGCCGTACTAGTCACCAAAGAAAGTCACTGCCTCGAGGCACTGTTCGAGGCCTGGGCGAACGACACGCTCGGGGCAGACATCAGCGTCGTCATCGGGAATCACGACGATCTGGAACCGCTGGCCGCCCACTACGATGTCCCATTCCACGACATTGGGAACGACAACGGGGCCCAGAACGAGGACCAACTGCTCGAGTTGCTGGCAGAGTACGACGCCGACCTGATCGTTCTCGCCCGGTATATGCGGATTCTGAGCCCGAACGTGGTCTTTCGCTACGAGGACCGGATTATCAACGTTCATCCGTCCCTCCTGCCGGCGTTCCCCGGTGCGGAAGCCTACCGCCAAGCTATCGAGGAGGGGGTTCGCGTCGCTGGCGTGACGGCTCACTACGTGACCACCGACCTCGATCAGGGGCCGGTCATCACCCAGCGCGCGTTCGACGTGCCAGACGACGCCGACCTCGAGATGATGAAAGAACGCGGGCAACCGCTCGAAGCGGACGCCTTGCTCGAGGCAGTTCGACTCCACCTCAACGGTGACGTGTCGGTTCACCGCGGTCGAACGACGGTTCGCGAGAACGGTGACGCCTACCAGCTGGGGTTGCCCGGTGAGATCGACGACGTCAATCCCGACCGACCGGTCGACGGGATCACGAAGGCGCTGACCGACGACTGA
- a CDS encoding ArsR/SmtB family transcription factor, whose product MARLFPLRSETPATEGQPRVVDLEDEDADAVFSALSSTTARQIYTTLNNEPGTPSDVADAIDSSIQNVRYHLEKLEDAGLVEVVDTWYSSRGNEMSVYATADGPLIVTSDQSKAAQLKTALSRFIGGVAALAGGSLLVQYGLSEYFSPAADDTAAAPAGADGGDMAVDSQDDGDSSVAGDDAADADSEPPEAEETTDDSTAGDDEGGLGTAQTDDEEAAETEEDTGDGGLEAQDEPDEVEDSEEADSEPPGDDSGTTTDDATSDGDTYTVEPADDGNVTGEGAAEAADAIFATIPPGLLFFLGGLVVLTAVTVYWYWSTTY is encoded by the coding sequence ATGGCGCGTCTGTTTCCGCTTCGCTCCGAGACGCCCGCGACGGAGGGTCAACCGCGCGTCGTCGACCTCGAGGACGAGGACGCCGACGCTGTGTTTAGCGCGCTCTCTTCGACGACGGCCCGGCAAATATACACCACGTTGAACAACGAACCGGGTACGCCGAGCGACGTCGCCGATGCCATCGACTCCTCGATTCAGAACGTGCGCTATCACCTCGAGAAACTCGAGGATGCGGGGCTCGTGGAGGTCGTCGACACCTGGTACTCCTCGCGAGGCAACGAGATGAGCGTCTATGCGACGGCTGACGGCCCACTAATCGTCACCAGCGACCAGTCGAAAGCGGCCCAGCTCAAGACGGCGCTCTCGCGGTTTATCGGCGGAGTGGCCGCCCTCGCCGGTGGAAGCTTGCTCGTCCAGTACGGGTTAAGCGAGTATTTCTCGCCAGCAGCAGACGACACGGCGGCCGCTCCTGCGGGCGCTGACGGTGGGGATATGGCGGTTGACAGCCAGGACGATGGCGACTCGAGCGTTGCAGGGGACGATGCTGCGGACGCAGACAGCGAGCCGCCGGAGGCTGAGGAGACGACGGACGATTCGACGGCTGGGGACGACGAAGGAGGTCTCGGCACTGCACAGACAGACGACGAGGAGGCTGCAGAGACCGAAGAAGACACTGGCGATGGCGGCCTCGAGGCACAGGACGAACCCGACGAGGTCGAAGATAGCGAGGAGGCTGATAGTGAACCCCCGGGTGACGACAGCGGGACGACGACCGACGACGCCACATCAGACGGCGATACTTACACCGTAGAACCGGCGGACGACGGCAACGTGACTGGGGAGGGCGCGGCCGAAGCCGCCGATGCTATCTTCGCGACGATTCCACCGGGCCTGCTCTTTTTCCTCGGTGGTCTCGTCGTATTGACTGCGGTAACGGTGTACTGGTACTGGTCAACGACGTACTGA
- a CDS encoding universal stress protein — protein MYEKILLTTDGSELATRACEHGLWLADQVGATVHVVHVVLPEDASDTERADAAIEPVRSSADKRELTVNSSVRTGSPASEILEYAGEHGVDLIVCGTHGRTGIRRLVTGSVAGRVIRDAQVPVLSVTPTAGATRTEISDILLATDDRRGTEGANEQALDIASALEADLHALSVVDDTGSRLEVVLEAFEEQAQNTVETIRSSGAIREISVTEAIRRGEPSREIVEYAESNSVDLIVMGTESRSGLERFVFGSCSQRVVSTAPAPVLTVRTLE, from the coding sequence ATGTACGAGAAGATACTGCTGACCACCGACGGTAGCGAGCTGGCGACCCGCGCCTGCGAACACGGCCTCTGGCTCGCCGACCAGGTAGGCGCGACGGTGCACGTGGTGCACGTCGTCTTACCCGAGGACGCCAGCGACACCGAACGAGCTGACGCCGCTATCGAACCCGTCCGCTCGAGTGCCGACAAACGCGAACTGACGGTCAACTCGAGCGTTCGGACGGGGTCACCCGCGAGCGAGATACTCGAGTACGCCGGTGAACACGGCGTCGATCTAATCGTCTGTGGCACGCACGGTCGAACCGGGATCCGTCGGCTGGTTACCGGGAGCGTCGCCGGCCGCGTCATCCGGGATGCCCAGGTGCCAGTCCTCTCGGTGACGCCGACGGCAGGGGCAACCCGAACCGAAATCAGCGACATCCTGCTCGCGACGGACGACCGCCGAGGGACCGAGGGGGCGAACGAACAGGCGCTCGACATCGCGAGCGCGCTCGAGGCCGACCTCCACGCGCTGTCGGTCGTCGACGACACCGGGTCGCGACTCGAGGTGGTCCTCGAAGCGTTCGAAGAACAGGCCCAAAACACGGTCGAGACGATCCGATCGTCGGGAGCGATCCGCGAGATTTCGGTCACTGAAGCGATCAGACGCGGAGAGCCGAGTCGCGAAATCGTCGAGTACGCCGAAAGCAACTCCGTCGACCTGATCGTGATGGGGACCGAAAGCCGGTCGGGCCTCGAGCGATTCGTCTTCGGGAGTTGTTCACAGCGCGTGGTCAGCACGGCACCGGCCCCCGTGTTGACGGTTCGAACGCTGGAGTGA
- a CDS encoding CPBP family intramembrane glutamic endopeptidase has translation MTILREMTPKSSALVAFFALTFLFSWSLWLPQVALEAGFETGIVPADGALEAVASLPEVGAFGPAVAAFVLVGISRGRSGIVRLLKRAVDRSFDRRWFVPILVLFPAVAVIGVGVSLAFGGEPTYPWAGELPALPIAFIWILFLGGPLQEEFGWRGYALEPLLERFGALGGSLGLGFVWGVWHLPWFYMPTMDLYYQRPLIGFVITITLLSVVMTWVYANTGGSLLAMLLMHASFNWALWAFPAIETGAGGQAFIFFMLVIVAVIVVRHGTSDFGTPRTTADSTS, from the coding sequence ATGACCATTCTTCGAGAGATGACGCCAAAATCGAGTGCTCTGGTGGCCTTTTTTGCACTGACCTTTCTTTTCTCGTGGTCGCTCTGGCTTCCCCAGGTTGCTCTCGAGGCGGGATTCGAGACTGGTATCGTACCGGCCGATGGCGCTCTCGAGGCGGTGGCTTCCCTCCCGGAAGTTGGGGCGTTTGGCCCGGCAGTGGCCGCGTTCGTCCTCGTCGGTATCTCTCGTGGCCGTAGCGGTATCGTGCGACTGCTCAAACGGGCCGTCGATCGATCGTTCGACCGCCGCTGGTTCGTGCCGATACTCGTGTTGTTTCCAGCCGTCGCCGTGATCGGCGTCGGTGTCAGCCTCGCGTTCGGTGGTGAACCGACCTACCCGTGGGCTGGAGAGCTGCCCGCTCTCCCCATTGCGTTCATCTGGATTCTGTTTCTCGGCGGGCCGCTGCAAGAGGAGTTTGGCTGGCGCGGGTACGCACTCGAGCCGTTACTCGAGCGGTTCGGCGCGTTGGGTGGGAGTCTCGGGCTCGGATTCGTCTGGGGTGTGTGGCATCTCCCGTGGTTTTACATGCCGACGATGGACCTGTACTATCAGCGACCGCTGATCGGATTTGTGATCACGATCACGCTGCTGTCGGTCGTGATGACGTGGGTGTATGCGAACACCGGTGGCAGCTTGCTGGCTATGCTTCTCATGCATGCCTCGTTCAACTGGGCACTCTGGGCGTTTCCAGCGATCGAAACCGGCGCTGGCGGTCAGGCGTTTATCTTCTTCATGCTCGTGATCGTGGCTGTAATCGTCGTTCGTCACGGAACGAGCGACTTTGGAACACCTCGAACGACAGCAGACTCCACGAGTTGA